One genomic window of Streptomonospora nanhaiensis includes the following:
- a CDS encoding glutamate synthase subunit beta, whose translation MADPKGFLKITERELPAHRPVDVRIQDWREVYADFDRGTVVRQASRCMDCGIPFCHNGCPLGNLIPEWNDLVYRHDWGEAIERLHATNNFPEFTGRLCPAPCESACVLGINQPAVTIKNVEVSIIDRAWEEGWVRPQPPAVRTGRKVAVVGSGPAGLAAAQQLTRAGHEVTVYERADRIGGLLRYGIPEFKMEKRHIDRRLGQMAAEGTVFRTGVNVGVDISVAELRARHDAVLLAGGATAWRDLPVPGRELDGVHQAMEYLPQANRVQQGDIEVPAINAEGKHVIVIGGGDTGADCVGTAHRQGAASVTQLEIMPKPPAERPAHQPWPTMPMVYKVTSAHEEGGKRLYSVNTLEFLGDDQGRVRALKLVDVTRTDKGFEPVPGTEREIPAGLVTLAMGFVGPQKAGMIEDLGVELDGRGNVVRDRDYATTVEGVFCAGDMGRGQSLIVWAIAEGRAAAAGVDRYLSGSTSLPTGIAPTERPLV comes from the coding sequence ATGGCTGACCCGAAGGGTTTCCTCAAGATCACCGAGCGGGAGCTGCCCGCCCACCGCCCCGTCGACGTCCGCATCCAGGACTGGCGCGAGGTCTACGCCGACTTCGACCGCGGCACCGTCGTCAGGCAGGCGTCGCGCTGCATGGACTGCGGCATCCCGTTCTGCCACAACGGCTGCCCGCTGGGCAACCTCATCCCCGAGTGGAACGACCTCGTCTACCGGCACGACTGGGGCGAGGCCATCGAGCGGCTGCACGCCACCAACAACTTCCCGGAGTTCACCGGGCGGCTGTGCCCGGCCCCGTGCGAGTCGGCGTGCGTGCTGGGCATCAACCAGCCCGCCGTGACCATCAAGAACGTCGAGGTCTCCATCATCGACCGCGCCTGGGAGGAGGGCTGGGTCCGGCCCCAGCCGCCCGCGGTGCGCACCGGCCGCAAGGTCGCCGTGGTGGGCTCGGGGCCGGCCGGCCTGGCCGCCGCCCAGCAGCTCACCCGCGCCGGGCACGAGGTCACCGTCTACGAGCGGGCCGACCGGATCGGAGGGCTGCTGCGCTACGGCATCCCCGAGTTCAAGATGGAGAAGCGGCACATCGACCGCCGCCTGGGCCAGATGGCCGCCGAGGGCACGGTGTTCCGCACCGGCGTCAACGTCGGCGTGGACATCAGCGTGGCCGAGCTGCGCGCCCGCCACGACGCCGTGCTGCTGGCCGGCGGCGCCACCGCCTGGCGCGACCTGCCCGTGCCCGGGCGCGAGCTGGACGGTGTGCACCAGGCCATGGAGTACCTGCCCCAGGCCAACCGGGTGCAGCAGGGCGACATCGAGGTCCCCGCCATCAACGCCGAGGGCAAGCACGTCATCGTCATCGGCGGCGGCGACACCGGCGCCGACTGCGTGGGCACCGCCCACCGCCAGGGCGCGGCCTCGGTCACCCAGCTGGAGATCATGCCCAAGCCGCCCGCCGAGCGGCCCGCCCACCAGCCCTGGCCGACCATGCCGATGGTCTACAAGGTCACCAGCGCCCACGAGGAGGGCGGCAAGCGGCTGTACTCGGTCAACACCCTGGAGTTCCTGGGCGACGACCAGGGCCGGGTGCGCGCGCTCAAGCTGGTCGACGTCACGCGCACCGACAAGGGCTTCGAGCCGGTGCCCGGGACCGAGCGCGAGATCCCGGCCGGCCTGGTCACGCTGGCCATGGGCTTCGTCGGCCCGCAGAAGGCCGGGATGATCGAGGACCTGGGGGTGGAGCTGGACGGGCGCGGCAACGTCGTGCGCGACCGCGACTACGCCACCACCGTCGAGGGCGTGTTCTGCGCCGGCGACATGGGCCGCGGCCAGTCGCTGATCGTGTGGGCCATCGCCGAGGGCCGCGCCGCGGCCGCCGGGGTGGACCGCTACCTCAGCGGGTCCACCAGCCTGCCGACCGGGATCGCCCCCACCGAGCGGCCCCTGGTCTAG